One genomic segment of Brassica napus cultivar Da-Ae chromosome A3, Da-Ae, whole genome shotgun sequence includes these proteins:
- the LOC106439403 gene encoding ethylene-responsive transcription factor 4-like translates to MAKIGLKPDPVNNNAKEIRYRGVRKRPWGRYAAEIRDPGKKTRVWLGTFDTAEEAARAYDAAARDFRGAKAKTNFPNFLELSEKVPAAGGGFERSPSQSSTLDCASPPAAVTPASAGIAPPQLELRLGNYQIPLARPVYFLDVMGVGNGGRAPPPVASAFRLPVMHVATKVACVAQSDSDSSSVVDFEGVMEKRSQLFDLDLNLSPPSEQA, encoded by the coding sequence atggCCAAGATTGGTTTGAAACCCGACCCGGTTAACAATAATGCCAAGGAGATTCGTTACAGAGGCGTTAGGAAGAGGCCATGGGGCCGTTATGCCGCGGAGATCCGAGATCCGGGTAAGAAAACCCGGGTCTGGCTCGGTACTTTTGATACCGCCGAAGAAGCGGCGCGTGCTTACGATGCGGCGGCGCGTGATTTCCGTGGGGCCAAGGCTAAGACCAATTTCCCCAATTTTCTCGAGCTGAGTGAGAAGGTGCCGGCTGCCGGCGGCGGGTTCGAGCGTAGCCCTAGCCAGAGCAGCACCCTCGATTGCGCTTCTCCTCCGGCGGCGGTTACGCCGGCGAGTGCTGGGATTGCTCCGCCGCAGCTCGAGCTTCGCCTCGGCAACTATCAGATCCCGTTGGCGCGTCCTGTTTACTTCTTGGACGTTATGGGAGTAGGCAACGGAGGTCGTGCTCCGCCTCCGGTGGCGTCGGCTTTTAGGTTGCCGGTGATGCATGTGGCTACAAAGGTTGCTTGTGTGGCTCAGAGCGACTCTGATTCGTCGTCGGTTGTTGATTTCGAAGGTGTGATGGAGAAGAGATCTCAGCTGTTTGATCTAGATCTAAACTTGTCTCCTCCGTCGGAACAGGCCTGA